Part of the Anguilla rostrata isolate EN2019 chromosome 10, ASM1855537v3, whole genome shotgun sequence genome, TCAGCGGCACCTGGAACACCTAGAATCatatttaaaagttatttatattttatatatttgtctACGTCTGACACCATGTGAGATTTTCATACTACTTAACAACTGACCTTGCACCGTCTGAGGTACCGCTAGTCTCAAAGTTATGATTTTAAATTTCTTCAAGAATACGGAAGTCCGTGGCAGTCAGAACGAGCCGAGGTTCGGCTGGACAAGGCGGAGAGCGCGTGCGTCACGGTCCCTCGAAACTCGGCCTCCTGGCCCACACGATCCCCTCAGTACCGCGGGCCGTCCTCCGACTCGCTGCCGTCGCGCGCACGGCTCTCCGGTTGCCGGGCAGGctcccgcggcggcggcggcagcaacGCCTCCGCTCCAGTCTCTGCGCCCAGGACCTGCCTCTGCACCAGCTTGCAGTAGAGCCCGCCCCTGGCCATGAGCTCCCTGTGGGGCCCCTGCTCCGCCACCCGGCCCCGGTCGATCACGACGATGTTGTCCGCCCTCTCCACGGTGCTGAGGCGGTGCGCTATCACCAGCACCGTGCTGTCCCGCATGACGTCATTCAAGGCCTGCTGAacctgaggggggggaggagcagaggtgACATGGGCGTGAGGcagcatggtaaatggtaaatggtaaatggactgcatttatatatcgcttttatccaaagcgctttacaattgatgcctctcattcgccagagcagttaggggttaggtgtcttgctcaaggacacttccacacgcccagagcggggtttgaaccggcaaccctctgactgccagataatcggtcttacctcctgagctatgccgccCCCAGCATATCTCTGTTTCTTAATAAGATCTAATTGGCCACAGCGTATGGTCTCTGGGACAATATGAGCGCTTGTACAGAGGCGCAACGAGGTTTTGGGCACACTCGGCCCATCTGAATAATAATCACGCTAGTAAAGTGGAGCAAAAAtgtgtctgaaaatgaaaaaaagacttATAAGGAAGCTGAAACTGAAGCGTGTTCTTCCCCGGTCTCACTCACGACGTGCTCGCTCTCCGCATCCAGGGCGCTGGTGGCCTCGTCCAGGATCAGGACGCGCGGGTTCCTGACGAGCGCGCGGGCGATGGCCACGCGTTGCTTCTGCCCCCCCGACAGCTGCGCGCCCTTCTCCCCCACGCCTGTCTCCGGGGCAACAGGACGGGCAAGAGCAGAGGAGGGTGCGCAAAAAACACGTCAGACACGTCAAACGGTGAAAACGACAGGTTACCGGAACCTGCAAGGTAAACCAGTACAAATGCTGACAGGGGCCCTTTGGCAATTCATCTGTAAAGCCAATAGATTTCCAGGTACTATGAAGAATGCAGAGACTGGAACTAGTTGTACATTATATTCTGAAAATGATTAAGAAGACTTGTTGTGCAATGTCCCAGAAAATCTTTACACTTCAGTGTAACAAGGCACTTATATAAGTGTGGTATAAGTTCACCCTGGTATAAGTGTGATATATAAGTGCCTccatacataaatacagttttGTCATATGCAGTTCTGGTATTATTCCGTTCAGTAGGCCTTGAGTTCACCTGTATCATAGCCCTTGGACAGGCTGCAGATGAAGTCATGCGCATTGGCCTTAGTGGCAGCCTGCACCACTGCATCCATGGGGGTGTCCGTTAAACCGTAGGAGATGTTCTTCAGGATGGAACGAGCGAACAGGACCGGCTCCTGACCCACCAATgccacctgaaaaaaaaaaaaatttaaccctttaaagcgtatgatcacaaatatgttgatcaaaacattctaatgctgatgtcacaatcactgctgacTGGTAACTGACAGGCGatgcagttctagaacactgacttgaaatgttgaaaaaacatttgcaaaaaaaaaaccgctccTCAAGAGTTATGTACactactgccctctagtgaataaaaatgatatagCATGATTAGCTCGAAGCCTGAGGCAGGGTTTGTCTACGCGAAACTGAACAGTCCTTTCCTGACAGGTTCAGTCGTTTTAATCAGTGTATAACAGAGTTTGGCCGCTGCCATTGGCTAAGGCTCTCCTGTGATGCTATCTCACCTGAGAGTGCAGGTAGGAGTGCTGGTAGGTGTGCACGGGCCTTCCGTCCAGCAGCACCTGGCCCTGCAGCGGGGCGTAGAAGTTCTCCAGCAGGGACACGCAGGAGCTCTTCCCGCTGCCCGACGGCCCCACCAGCGCCGTGACCTCGCCCGGCCGCACCGCGAAGGACACGTCCTGCAGACGCGCGCAAAACCGTCACTACAGCACCCCGACACGCATGGACTCTGGGCTACTTCCGTGCGGGTTTAATGCCTTTTGGGATAGAACAGATCTGGCAACCCTGTTGGGGTCTTATAACTAATGGTGTCAGATCCTGAACATGATGACAAGGTGCCATTTTGAAACAGGAGCACAGATCTGGACTAGAAGGCCATGCCATGTACTGCACGCCTTCAACAGcccacccaaacccaaacagCGCAGACACAGTACCTTCAGTATCTCCGTCTCGGGACGGGTGGGGTAGGCGAACGTCACATTCCGGAACTCCACCAGCCCCTTGCACACCTCGGGGGCCTCCCGCCCGTCCCGCGCCAGTCTGGGCTTCCGGTCGATGTGCTCGAAGACCTTCTCGGCCGCGCCCACGCCCTTCATGAGCCCCGTGTAGACGGACGCAATGCTCTGAAACACGGGGCACGCAGGAGAGCGGGGTCAGCGCCGAGCGATAGCAGTGCTAACCAACCCTGGtactggagatctaccttcctgtaggtCAGGGGtgcccaaccctggtcctggagatctaccttccaGTAGGTCTGAGCTGcccaactctggtcctggagatctacctgtCCAGTAGGTCAGGGGtgcccaaccctggtcctggagatctaccttcctgtaggtCTGAGCTGCCCAATCCTGGTCCcggagatctaccttcctgtaggccagggctgcctaaccctggtactggagatctaccttcctgtaggCCAGGGCTGCCTAACCCTGGTACTGGagctctaccatcctgtaggtcagagctgcccaaccctggtcctggagatctaccttcctgtaggtCTGAGCTGcctaaccctggtcctggagatctaccttcctgtaggttttcactccagccctaacaatgcacagatctcactgagctgccaattagtagagtcaggtgtgccaaattagggttggcgtgaaaacctacaggatggtaaatctccaggaacaggtttggttACCACTGAGCTATAAAGCAAGagcacacctaaacacacacaatttccaTGTCACATGACGCCTTCAGTCAGTGGCTAGAGTGAACGGGGAAGTAATACACTGTGTTGTAGTTCCTCTGTTGAGGCAGCGGTACACCGTGTTGTAGTTCCTctactgagcatgcccagtgaTGAGACCCACCTCCAAGCACTCCCCCAGCTCCAGCTCATAGATAAAGAAGGAGATGAGCGTGCCCCCGCTCATCTGTCCCGAGACCACCAGGTGGCCCCCGTAGTACAGGATGCCCACCTGTAGCGCCAACTCCGAGATCTGGGacaagagggaggggggaaacgcTCAAAAATCtcactgcctttttaaaaatcagcacaTTCTAAATTTTAATCAGTATTACTACAGTGAAACGCATGCACGGTCCTCTACACACAGCCGGGACAGCTGTGTTTGAGTAGGTGTGTTAGGTAAGTACCAGGGTAGTACATACACAGTGATGTTTGAGTAGGTATGTTAGGTAAGTACCAGGGtagtacacacacagcagtgttcGAGTAGGCGTGCTAGGCGGTACTAGGGTAGTACATAAACAGCGATGCTGGAGTAGGTGTGCTAGGTAAGTACCAGGGGTAGTACATACACAGCTGGACCACATGTAGCAGGCGTAGGCCAGGGCTTGCTTCTTGTTCAGCTGGAACATGTCCAGCAGCCTCGCGTAGTAGGAGTCGGCCTCCTGCTCCTCGTTGGCGAAGCTGCGGACCGTCCTCATGGCCGACACGGTCTCCTCCGCCAGCTTGTTGGCCTGCGCCAGGGCGTCCTGCACCTCCTTGGTCAATTTCTGCGGCACATCGGGAGGACGAGCGGCGCTTCACGAGGGGCTACAGCATCACCAGGTGCCTGCTAAAGAAGGCACTAGCCCAAATAAAGACTCTTCCTGGGTTTACATCCTGTGcctatcattttattttcatcaataCGCATTCAGTGCGATATTTTAAATCTGCAGCACAATTTGGAAGGGCCTGTTACGTTCGTGCTCCTTGTGGCAACCACCTCTGTCAGCCCCAGGAGTGTGCGGATAAGAATGTTAGTTTTTCACTCTCggtaaaacacaataaatgcaGTGAATCTTGCATCTGAAATGAGTTTTGGTAATTCGAAACCAAATGGAACCTGAACGTTGTGCTCGCCAACACCAGAAGGGCCCCTGAaggggacggagggagggggacaacccctcttttttctctccttttttttttaccttgtagTACTCTCCGTAGAGCGCGGAGATGACCGCGATGAAGGGGAAGCCCATGATGGTGACGACGGTGAGCTTCCAGGACATCCCGAACATGAAGAAGCAGAAGCCCAGGGCCTTGACCAGGCTGCGCAGGAACAGGTTGACGTTCTCCGAGATCAGGTCGCTCACCTGCGTGGTGTCGGAGGTCAGCCGCGAGGTGATGTCACCTGGAGGACGAATCACAGCGGAGACAACCTGCCTACATGacctggggtgggggcggagtttGAGGAAGCAGGActacagagttagctggataactgcgctgagtaaaaacCAGAACAGCTCTaattacttcagtccatgttccagatttgggagggttcctgtttttactcagtgcagtcatcagctaactcagtaatcctgcttcatgaaacagggcccagagGGGTACTTCACGAAGGAGGACTACAGAggtagctggataactgcgctgagtaaaacccagaataGCTCTTCCTACTTCagcccttttaaaaataagccaCTGGTTTCATTTTTGATGGTGGTTTTTGCCACAAAGTTGTATGTAAATTCCAAAGATGGCCCTGCACGGCCCCAGTCAGTACATGTACACAGGTAAGCTCGTAACACACCTGTGTGGTTAGCATCAAAGAAGCCGATCTCCTGGCGCATCAGCGACCTGAAGAGAAGGTTCCGCAGACGGACGTTCAGCCTGGCGAAGGTGACGGAGAAAACGCCACCTCGCACTCCGATGGCGATGGAGCTGGAGAGAGACGAGAGCGATCGAGACGACGGTcaaacattacatcacaggcatttagcagacgcacttatccagagcgacttacattatATACCCAGTTATACAGCCTGGGTACATACTGGagcaatgctggttaagtaccttgctcaagggtacaacggcagtgtcctaccggggaatcgaacctgcaacctttaggctacaagaccgttatactacactgccgccccaaaCAATCGCCAACACAGGGGGACTCTTCTGGACCAAGCGAAGCTCTATAATGTGGCGTTTCAGGATGTCGGAGGTAGTCACCTGACCAGGGCCAGCACCGTCAGAGTaaccatgggcttggtgaagtGCTCCATGCTCTTGTGAATGACGATGCCATCTATAGCCAGCCCGGTGTAGTACGGGATGAAGGCCTCACctgagaaggagagggaggtgtcACAGCCACGCTACGATACtcagatatataaaaaaaaaagctttctccGTGGGATTCTCCAACTTCATGCGGTGGTGTCAAATAAAACAGCCTTGGgaatcataaaatgaaaacaataaaaaattattttttgtatagaCTCCTTGCGAGATCACTTTATGACACAGGAAGTTGTATGACTTGATGgaagatatattttttacaacATGAGTTGACTGATTAACTGATTAAGCACAATAGTGCGTGCATATGCAGTAACACTAAAAAGATTGCACCAGTGACTGCAATACTTTGCAATACTTGAGCAAGGTGACTCAGATTGGCACATTGCCAATCCTGGAAAAGTTTTTTCTTAGAAAAGCACATCTATAGCTGAAAGCAAACAGAATTTTTACatcaattttttttggaaaagcttTTCAATTATGAGTGTCGAGACTTGTTCTTGGCACGTATGTCCATTATTCTGTCTCTGAGACACGGGATAATCATTGAAAATTAGAGTTATGTCATGTGGTGACATTCCATAATGAAGTTGTGGGAAGGGGGTATTCCCTGTTCCCTGCTAACATGTGGGATATGAATGATGGAGAGACTCACAGATAGAGGAGAGACTCACAGATAGCGGAGAGactcacagacagaggagagactcacagagagaggagagactcacagacagcagagagattcacagacagaggagagactCACAGATACAGGAGAGactcacagacagcagagagactcacagagagaggagagactcacagacagcagagagactcacagagagaggagagactcgcagacagcagagagactcacagagagaggagagactcacagacagcagagagactcacagacagaggagagactcacagagagaggagagactcacagacagcagagagattcacagacagaggagagactcacagagagaggagagactcacagacagcagagagattcacagacagaggagagactCACAGACAGAGAAGAGACTCACAGATAGCGGAGAGactcacagacagaggagagactcacagagagaggagagactcacagagagaggagagactcacagagagcagagagactcacagacagaggagagactCACAGATAGAGGagagactcagagagagaggagagactcacagacagcagagagactcagagagagaggagagactcacagagagaggagagactcacagagagaggagagactcacagacagcagagagactcacagacagaggagagactcacagacagcagagagactcagagagagaggagagactcacagacagaggagagactcacagacagaggagagactcacagagagaggagagactcacagagagaggagagactcacagacagcagagagactcacagacagaggagagactCACAGATAGAGGagagactcagagagagaggagagactcacagacagaggagagactcacagacagaggagagactCACAGATAgcggagagcaggaggaagataAAAGCCACTGTCAGCAGGCCCGCATCCTTCCGGCAGTAGGACAGAAGACGGCCGACCGTAGCCCCAGAGCGCGGTCCGTCCTTCGCCCCTTtccgttcctcctcctcctcttcctcgcctgCGGCCTCCTCGTCCACCTCCTCGTCCGCGGCGGCCGGGTCCACCAACCTCTCTGACTCCTCCTCGTCGCCGCCcctgccgcccccgcccccgtcggCCGCCGCATCGCGCGACCGCGCCAGGAGCCGCCACAGGCACGCCGTCCCCACGGCCGACCCGCACGTCCAGCCGAACAGGCCGAGGAACCAGGGGTCGTACACGAGGGAGCCCTGCTCCGAAAACACCAGCAGCTTGGCCAGGGCGTAGGCCGTCACCGCCAGGCACAGGAGGTCGCAGACCGGCCCGAGAGCCGACGCCCTCCCGGGCCCGTCCGCCCTGTTCCGGGACACCCCGACGGCGGCCCCCACCAGCAGGGACGCCCGGACCAGCAGGAGCCCCCACAGGTCGAGGACCGAGCTGAACATGTCGAAGTGGCGCGCGTCCTCGCCGAACACCGCCGGGTGGGACCCGCGCACGTAGAGGACGGTGGTTACCACGACGTCCGCCAGGACGAGAAGGAGGCTGCAGCACACCGCTGCCGCCGTCCTCatcgtctcctctctctctctgcaaggCTTCAGGCGTGCAGTGACCTGGGATCGATGCGACAGGACAGGATCAATACCTGGGGAAGAGGAGGCTAAGGTGGAGAGCTCACTCTGGAAATAATCAGTGCGTTCTTCTGATATTATGGTTTCTGGATGAATTCAATATTTATGTGTCGGATAACTAGTCCCCGCTATTCACGCTGAATCACGGCGCGAAAACATCGTTAAAATGTGACTTCGTGTCAACATAGTTAGACCAGCTTGACCCAGAAGTATTTCAACACGAGCGCGCGGAAAATGTAACCCCGTAAGATCGCAGCACCGAATTCCAAGCAAGATGAATTCTGCCTATATTGGCATCCTCTTTCAAAAGTTAAGATCATTTCCATATAAATAATAACACAGTAGAAGGACAAAATGACCTGTTGTCCGTAGTAGGATAAAAATACGTAGCCTAATTTAATTAAGCCTACTTAAACATTCGTGCGCGTAATGTCATGGGGGTGGAAATTGCATTTACCTCGAGTCAAACTGCgtcttttctctccctcgcttCAGTCTGCCCCGGACAGCGGAGAACATCGGGAGTCATGAATTTTGCACTGTGCAGTACGGAAGCCGGTGTTTAGAAGCTCCTCCTTTAATATCGCATGACGGACAGTCGTAGCTTGTTGGCTTTACCGATATCTCCGTCCTCGTCTACGTTTCGTATTTGGGATACACAGCGCCTTTGCTTTGAAATTTCACGGAGAGGGCAGTCGACTGCAAGCAGTCTCGTAACATGTAGCACATGCGAATTTCCTCATACCTTGATACGAAAGTGGCTGCCACAACACTGCCTGCCTTTCGTCCTGTATCCCGGATATTTTCGTCACTTCAGGACTAATCTTTAAGGAAGTGGCAGTTATTCGCTTGTAAGCGTTTTACAGTTATCGGTAGCAACTTTTTCTTCGTGAGAAGTGAtctgaaattaaacacattcaGCAATGGgatgaaatagaaaaaaatgctcAGTGAAAATTAATTACTGCCAAAAATAAGGGCAATAGACAATAGGTAGCTactttatttgcatgtttttagtacatttgtttgttttaagcaCTGATTAGGCTAGTGCTAGTGAAGAAAGACAGGAACATGTTTTGAAATTAATTcgtttgtaattttttaaaagtttgtatCAGATACGTTAGCATTGCAGCTGAATTTAGAACGGAACATTTCGGTTCATCGGTAATATATTAACCTCTCACCTAAAGCAAGCCCAATAAATTTTGCTAAAAAAATGACCGCCAGCGGTTTCTCGAATATCTCATTTTCGATATTCTCCTCCCTGGCTGTTGCTGTGTGACTTCTGTGGCATTAAGCTCTGCCTTGCAAGGAACCGCAACATAGCTGTAAGTTTAAATCGCACAAAGACAAACTGAATAACCGTATAAGTGTCAATGAACAAAAACTGACGAGGGGGATccatttcataaagattataaattaacattaaatattagCAACAAATCACAAATGTATTAAGATAAACCCGAAGACCGAattaaattcaaacaaaatgcGATTTTAAAAGTGTAGACAAAAAAGGATCAGAAATCCTGACATTTAGCCTGGCAATGCAATGCAAAGAAATACACACATCAATGGAAATAGTTTCACGGTTAGAAATTTAGTTATTTGTGATGACGTGCAGCAAAAGCTGGGGGAGAATAATTATGAATTGTGGTAAACTCAATTCAATCAAAAACTTAACTGAATCAAGAGGAAAATATGGTCACACGTATCCAAGactcaaaatgaataaacttaGGCAGAGGTCCTCAGCGTAAATATAGAAGCACAGTTCACAGTGAAACTGAAAAGTCAGGGtaacaaacaaatgcatctTATATGAGCTGAGCAGGACCTGAACACAAAACCGTTTCATATCAAACCAAATCGTGGCGCCAGTATTTATGTAAAGCAGGAAAAGGGTAAGTTACATCAGTGCATTATGCGACAGTCACAGGTAGTAGGAGCGAATGCTTAAAATCAGCCCAGATTCTTCAACAATATCATGTTTTATAAAGACATCTTCTGAGACATCAAAGACGCCAGTTCCATAGACACTTGTGAACAGCGaagaaccaaaataaaaatactgatattcaaaaaaactgaacatgGAGTGCAAGATTTTAGGATGTTTCTGTAGTTCAGGGTTATTCAACTATTTAATGGGGGtggggattttttaaataaggggcaaacatttttataaaacatccatccattatctaacccacttattcaTGATCAGAGTCACAGGAGGTGGTGggggctatcccagcatgcattgggcgagaggcaggaatacaccctggaacaagtcgccaatccatcgcagggcacacacaccattcactcgcacactcacacatatggtAAATGTAGACTCTCCAACTTGGCTAACCTGTGTTAGGGTTTGCCTAACTGTGGGAGGACACACAGGAAACACTCGCAGACATggggagagcatgcaaactccacacagtaTTTGTGGGGATTTGAACCAGGGACCTTCTCGCTGCAAGGCGACAGGGCTATCCACCGACACCACCACGCCGCCCTATTTATAAAACAACGTATGAATTATGCTTTGTACGCGTGGGTAAAGAAAGTAGATGCGttcttaaaatatgcatagCTGTTACTCTGTCACTAGTGGGCGGTATGCCTACATTGTCCATACGCAGATGCATCTGAATaacacttccccccccccaatgataAATGGGCCTGGGGTGCGTACACAGTGGGCTACGTTTGGCCTCTGGGTTGCCAGTCATACAGCCCCCTGCTGCTGTTCCCTCATGGTCCCTCTGAGGCgttaagagagagagtgaacccAGGCTGGACGTGTGCTGGGAcactcccacgcacacacagggcGAGAGTCGCCAAACAgcctcccccaaaaaacaggacAGGGTAGCGTGGCACGCTACGCACACCGCGGAGGCCCGGTACACGTCACGTCCTCCAGTCCAACGGGCCTTCCCGTCAGTGGATGTGGGGAACCGGGAGGGAGTACTCCAAGTCGCTTTTTGCGTCGCTGGAGCCGCTTGGCTCCGTCGCCAGGACCGTCGTCACGGGGAAGGACAGGTACAGGCTCTCCTTCTTCAGCGGCGGCGACTCCCCCGTCCCGAAGGCAGGGTCCGCCACGCTGAACGTGATGGAGGGCACGCTCCGGGCTCTCCGCTTGGCGTTCTTCTTCTGCTGCCGGTACGCCGCGTTCATGTTCGCCACCACCTGCGAACGGACGCGCGGGACGACCCGTTAAAAGAGTTTCTGCATTACTGCACACCTCTCATAGACTGTGTCGTTTTGGGGTTCGAGTTTCTTTCCAGGTCTCCTTAAACAGTCTGGGGTTATGACTCTAAATGGAAATTCAGTAACGGCAATCATGGGCTGTTTTTGGTTGAAGTTCATGTGGGTTCGAAAGGTCTGCTAGGTTTAAGTGTTGTTTTCTGAAGCCCTGGTCTGTTGAGACTGTTCCTTCACTGTTGTACTTGTGCCCACACATGCTGGCATATTTTCTGTCTGAAATGAAGCACTGTACACTTGGATCAATATGTAATCAGGCCTGACCTTTGTGTTGAGTAAGGCTGAAGTAATGAGGCACTGAAGTAACAAATACTCAACCAATACTCTCGTCACAGAATCCATTCCTAGTTTACCAACTGCCATTTCCCCAACCATCCCATTTTGGCTTGATTTAGACAAACACAGCCAGTCATAAGTCTGTTTCATCAGTGTAACGCCCTCCCTCACTTCAGGCAAGTGTAGACATGCACACCTTCCCCCTCACGTGCTGCCGACACCCCAAACAGCTCCAGAAGAAGAGACTCACCAGCTGTTTGACCATGTTCTGCTGTTCCTGCATAGCCTCCACAAAGCTGGACACACTCTCCTCCTTCACCGGACAGATCTCCTGCACTTGGTGATACTTCAGGAAGTCAACTTCCATCTTtgggaagagaagagggggaaaaaaatgcaagagCAAAAACCCCAATGAATatgatataattaatttaatttcaaggaGCTAAGCAAATAATACAGATCTGAATCATGCACATTTGAACATGCGAGACTGATAATCCAAAAATacacattattcattttctgtggtgagaggacttttaaaaaaacctacCCACTTCCTCCCACACATCTGAAACTCACGTCTTTAATGAACCTCTCACCTCGCTGGGTAAGCTGGCCTCCCTGTTGAACATCAGGTAGTACGGGGTGAAGCGGGTGGTGGGGTTGGCCGAGGTGCGGAACACGAACAGGACGGGGTCCAGGAAGTCGTCCCACTCGGCCTGCTTCTCCGCCACCACCTGCCGGACGGCCTCGTGGAGCAGGCTGCTGCCGCGGTCGTACAGTGCGTTCAGCTGCGGCTGCTCCACCGGAGACACCTTCTGCGCCACGTTCCACCTGTCGCACAGGTGCTTCGTCacctggagggagaggggcaggacacacacacacacacactttt contains:
- the abcb9 gene encoding ATP-binding cassette sub-family B member 9; its protein translation is MRTAAAVCCSLLLVLADVVVTTVLYVRGSHPAVFGEDARHFDMFSSVLDLWGLLLVRASLLVGAAVGVSRNRADGPGRASALGPVCDLLCLAVTAYALAKLLVFSEQGSLVYDPWFLGLFGWTCGSAVGTACLWRLLARSRDAAADGGGGGRGGDEEESERLVDPAAADEEVDEEAAGEEEEEEERKGAKDGPRSGATVGRLLSYCRKDAGLLTVAFIFLLLSAICEAFIPYYTGLAIDGIVIHKSMEHFTKPMVTLTVLALVSSIAIGVRGGVFSVTFARLNVRLRNLLFRSLMRQEIGFFDANHTGDITSRLTSDTTQVSDLISENVNLFLRSLVKALGFCFFMFGMSWKLTVVTIMGFPFIAVISALYGEYYKKLTKEVQDALAQANKLAEETVSAMRTVRSFANEEQEADSYYARLLDMFQLNKKQALAYACYMWSSCISELALQVGILYYGGHLVVSGQMSGGTLISFFIYELELGECLESIASVYTGLMKGVGAAEKVFEHIDRKPRLARDGREAPEVCKGLVEFRNVTFAYPTRPETEILKDVSFAVRPGEVTALVGPSGSGKSSCVSLLENFYAPLQGQVLLDGRPVHTYQHSYLHSQVALVGQEPVLFARSILKNISYGLTDTPMDAVVQAATKANAHDFICSLSKGYDTGVGEKGAQLSGGQKQRVAIARALVRNPRVLILDEATSALDAESEHVVQQALNDVMRDSTVLVIAHRLSTVERADNIVVIDRGRVAEQGPHRELMARGGLYCKLVQRQVLGAETGAEALLPPPPREPARQPESRARDGSESEDGPRY